The following proteins are encoded in a genomic region of Rattus rattus isolate New Zealand chromosome 2, Rrattus_CSIRO_v1, whole genome shotgun sequence:
- the Tmem200a gene encoding transmembrane protein 200A isoform X2 codes for MIATGGVITGLAALKRQDSARSQQHINLSPLPATQDQKPVRRRPRADVVVVRGKIRLYSPSGFFLILGVLVSIVGIAMAVLGYWPQKEHFINAETTLSTNETQVVRNQGGVVVRFFEQHLHSDKMKMLGPFTMGIGIFIFICANAILHENRDKETKIIHMRDIYSTVIDIHTLRLKEQKQANGLYAGLLGDAEVKQNGSPCASRLAATTLASFSGMRNSFRVDSSVEEDELMLTESKSPRHLMPPLLSDSAVSVFGLYPPPAKTTDDKTSSSKKCDTKSIVSSSISAFTLPVIKLNNCVIDEPSIDSITEVADNLKSRSRNLSMDSLVVPLPSSGESFQPASTLLPRNNSVGESLSSQYKSSVALGPGTGQLLSPGAARRQFGSNTSLHLLSSHSKSLDLDRGPSTLTVQAEQRKHPSWPRLDRSNSKGYMRLENKEDPMDRLLVPQTAIKKDFTNKEKLLMISRSHNNLSFEHDEFLSNNLKRGTSETRF; via the coding sequence ATGATAGCCACTGGTGGGGTCATCACCGGCCTGGCGGCCCTGAAGCGGCAGGACTCTGCCAGGTCCCAGCAACACATCAACCTCAGCCCGCTGCCTGCTACCCAGGACCAGAAACCTGTCAGACGGCGCCCGCGAGCTGACGTCGTGGTGGTCCGGGGGAAAATCCGACTTTATTCTCCATCTGGATTTTTCCTCATTCTGGGAGTACTGGTGTCCATTGTAGGAATCGCCATGGCAGTCCTTGGATATTGGCCCCAGAAGGAGCATTTCATCAACGCAGAGACCACTCTGTCCACCAATGAGACCCAGGTGGTTCGGAACCAGGGCGGTGTGGTGGTGCGATTCTTCGAGCAGCATCTACACTCGGATAAAATGAAGATGCTTGGCCCGTTCACCATGGGTATCGGCATCTTCATTTTCATCTGTGCCAATGCCATTCTTCATGAGAACCGCGACAAAGAGACCAAAATCATCCACATGAGGGATATCTATTCCACAGTCATCGACATCCACACGCTGAGACTCAAGGAGCAGAAGCAAGCGAACGGCCTGTACGCAGGTTTGCTGGGAGATGCCGAGGTGAAGCAGAACGGAAGCCCCTGCGCATCCAGGCTGGCTGCCACCACCCTGGCCTCCTTCTCAGGGATGCGGAACAGCTTTCGTGTGGACAGCTCTGTGGAGGAGGATGAGCTGATGTTGACTGAAAGTAAGAGCCCGAGGCACCTCATGCCCCCGTTGCTCTCGGACAGTGCAGTCTCTGTCTTTGGCCTTTATCCACCTCCAGCCAAGACCACCGATGACAAGACCAGCAGCTCCAAGAAGTGTGACACCAAATCGATCGTGTCGTCATCCATCAGTGCTTTCACGCTCCCTGTGATCAAGCTTAACAACTGTGTCATTGATGAGCCCAGTATAGACAGCATCACCGAGGTCGCAGACAACCTCAAAAGTAGGTCCAGGAATCTTTCAATGGATTCCCTTGTGGTCCCACTGCCAAGCTCTGGCGAGTCCTTCCAGCCCGCCAGCACATTACTCCCAAGGAACAATTCCGTTGGGGAGTCCCTATCGAGTCAGTACAAGTCCTCTGTGGCCCTGGGACCCGGGACTGGACAGCTCTTGTCTCCTGGGGCCGCGAGAAGACAGTTTGGATCCAACACATCCTTACATTTGCTCTCTTCTCATTCCAAATCCCTAGACTTAGACCGAGGTCCTTCCACACTCACGGTGCAGGCAGAACAGAGGAAGCACCCGAGTTGGCCCCGATTGGATCGGAGTAACAGCAAAGGCTATATGAGACTGGAGAACAAAGAGGACCCAATGGATCGA